The genome window TCGTCACCGCCGTATCTTGCGGCCATATCGTATTTGTGCAGATTGCTGCGAATCAGATCCGCCGTTGACTTGAGATGAACATCTCTTGCGGGGTGCCCCCATTGGTCGTTGTACTCCTTGAAAAAATCCAGGTCGAAGATGATAAGCGAGAGCAGATACCCAAGCCGTCTGGCTCGTTCCACTTCTGCGGTCAGAGTTTCCTCAAAGGCGTGGCGGCTGGAGAGCGTGCGGACGGCATCGGTCATGGCCAATACTTTCACCTGCACTCGATCTATGATTAATCACTGAAAGAATAAATCCCACCAAACTTCCCAATTTTGCATGGACGTGGGGGCCGGGATGGGGGTGCTGGCGATCACAGGCACACTGCCCGGCTGTCCCACGGGAATGACAGGCTGGTCGCCATCCTGCAGATAATGTCCCTCGGTGCGTGCCCATTCCTCAACCGCCGCATCCGACTCGGCATAGGCAACCCGCGTTTGCAGTGCCATTTGGGTCTGCATTGCCTGGGTGGCAAGGACGCGAACCTGATCGCGCTGGTCATTTAAAAGGTTTAATTCCTCAAGACGCGCATTGAACTCGATAACAAACAGGATCAAAATGAAAATACCGGCAAAAACTGCCGCTCGCCGAAAGTTAAAGGAAATTTGAGGCATGGCTTTATCTTAATCGTATTTTCCCGCAATTGCAAACCCTTTTATGGTACAATCCTGCCCCGCAGGATAAAATCCTGCATAAGCAGGGCGTTGTACCCTTCGTCCTGACATTCCACTGCCAGAAAGGGATTAAAGAAAATGAAAGTATTGCTTGTTAAAGATGTCTACAAATTGGGACGCGCCGGAGATATCAAGAAAGTAGCTGACGGCTACGGGCGCAACTTCCTCATCCCGCAGGGATTTGCCGTGCTCGCCACCGTGGGCGCAATGAAACAGGTGGAGAGGATCAAGGCGCAGGCTGAGGTCCGCCGCAGTGCCCAGAACAACGAACTCAAGGGAATTGCCGACCAGATCCAGGAAGTCACGCTGATCTTCCCGGCCAAAGCGGGCGATACCGGTAAACTCTACGGATCCATCACCACTCAGGACATTGCCACCGCACTTACTGAACAGGTGCGCTTTGAAGTAAAGCGCCAGCAGGTGGATATTCAACCCATCCGCTCGCTCGGCGAGTTCACCGCGCACATCCGACTGACCATGGATCTTGTCCCAGAGATCAAGATTATCGTCCACCGCGAAGGTGAAAGCGTCGAGAGTGCAATGGAACAAGCTGTGGAGGAGAAAGCTGAAAAACCTCACAAAGGTTCCAGCAAGCCCAAAGAAGAACCCGTAATTGAAGAACCGGCAACTGAAGAAGCAGTTGCCACAGCCGAATAAAAAAAGACACATCACCGGCGCAAGTCGGTGATGTGCGTACTAGGCAGTAAAATACATCCATGCCAGAATCGATCGGGCAACGCCTGAAACAGGCACGCGCAACAAGATATCTTACGCTTGAAAAAGCGTCTGAAGCCACGCGCATCCGCACCGTCTTTTTGCAGGCCCTGGAAGCGGATGATTTTTCCGTCATGCCTTCCGCCGCGCAGGGACGCGGTTTTTTGCGCAATTATGCGGATTATCTCGGGCTGGATATTGATGAGATCATTGCGGAGATCCAGCGTAATGCGCCCGTGCCTTCCGAGGTGAGCGGACCTTTGTCGGAGGTCAATCTTGTCGAGATGGAAATCCCGCCATTAACCGATTCGCGGGATGAGAAGCCAGCGCATCCTTTCCTGGCCTGGCTTGGCCGCCGTCCGAAAGCAGAACCATCCACCGAAACAGCATCCCCTGAACCTGTGCATGAGGAGGGACTTCCTCCGCAAGCAGAAGTGATCGAGATAAAAGGTGAAGATGAGGCACTGCCGGTCGAGCAGGAGCAGGCTGAGGTTAAGAAAGAAGCGAAGCCGGGTCTGATCTCAAAGGTAAAATCCCTTTTCCAATTCAGCATCAGGAAAACAGAATCAGAAACAACTCCTGAGATCGAGGAGGAAAACGAACCTGAGGCTGCACCGCAAATAATAAAAGAAACCCCTTCCCTGCCTGCGAACGTAATCTTTGCAGAGATCGGCGCAAAGCTGCGTGTGCGGCGCGAGATGCTCAGCCTGACCGTGGAAGAAGTGGAACGCCATACGCGTATGCGTGCGGTGTTCGTGAAGGCGTTGGAGGCAGGCTCGTTCGACACCTTGCCGTCGCCTGTGCAAACACGCGGGATGCTTGCAAATTATTCCACCTTCCTAGACCTGGATACTGAAACCCTTCTTTTGCGTTTTGCGGATGCATTGCAGGCAAGGCGGCACGAGAAATATGGGGAAACGCCGCGCGACAAGATTCAAACCGAAGTGATCACCTCCATGCCCTTCCTGCGGACTTTTATTGCGGGGGATTTGATCTTCGGCATGATGATGATCGTTATTCTTGCAGTGCTTGCGATCTGGGGGGTGGGGCGTGTGCTCTTTTTGCAGGATGAACGCAATAACGCTGTTCAAGCCACCGCACCCTCGATTTTGGATGTGATTGGCGATGGCCCAGCGACTCCCACGCTGGAATTGACCATTGTGACAGTCGGGGCTACCCCTCTCGGCGGAGAGATATTGTCCACGCAGGATGCACCGGCACCGGGCGCCAATGCCAATGTGGTGGTAAGCATTTTCGCGGTGGAACGTACTTTTGTGAGAATCTCGGTGGATGGCCAGGTGGCCTTTGAAGGGCGCATGTCCCCGCGTGAGACAAAGGTCTTCGAAGCCGATGACCAGGTGGTGGTGTTGACCGGTAATGCGGCGGCCCTGCGAATCACATATAATGGACGCGATCTGGGGTTGATGGGCGGCGTAGGCGAGGTGGTCAACCGGGTGTATCTGGTCTCCGGCGTTGCGACGCCGACCGCAACCATCCCGCCGACTGAAACAAATACGCCGCTGGTCACACCCTCCTTGACCCCCACAGTCACCCCGACGGTCACACCACCGGATGGCGGATAGGTTTTATTTATAGTCAGGAAAACAACATGTCAAAAAACACCTTTCATTTAGTGTCATTGGGCTGTGCGAAAAATACGGTCGATTCGGATTCAATGGCGCAATTGCTTTTGCGCGACGGCTATCGTTCGATGGATGACCCGTCGCAAGCGGCCGTGTTGATCGTCAACACCTGCGGTTTTATTGGTCCCGCCAAGGCTGAATCCTATCGCGTGCTGGATGAGCTTGCCAAATCCAAACGCAGCGGGCAGGTGCTGATTGCGGCAGGCTGTCTGACCCAGCGCTACGGTGTGGAAGTGGCGCAAAAAGTCCACGGTATCGACGGTATTCTTGGCACGCGCCGCTGGATGGATATTGTGCAGGTGGTGAAGGAAGTACGCAAAGGGACACACCCTGAGCCGATCTATCATTTGCCTGAAACGGCGACCGTTGGCACGGATGAATATGATGCGTTGCGCGTCAGTGTGGCCGGCGCAAGTGCCTACATCAAAGTGGCGGATGGCTGCCGCCGTCCCTGCGCGTTTTGTGCGATTCCGCTTATCAAAGGCACGGCGGTTTCCCGTCCTGTTGAGGCGATCATTCATGAAGCGCGGACGTTGCGTGATGCGGGCGTGCGCGAACTTGTATTGATCGCACAGGATACAACAGATTACGGCCACGACCTGGGCATGAAGGACGGACTCGCACTCCTGCTCGAACAATTGACGGATGCCGTTCCCGATGTGGATTGGATCCGCATCATGTATGCCTATCCGGGCTACATCACGGATAAACTCATCGAAGTAATGGCAACGCGGGAGCAGGTTTTGCCCTACCTGGATATGCCGCTCCAGCACGCGCACCCGAAAACTTTGTACCGCATGAAGCGTCCGTCCAATATGGATTGGGTATACAAAACGCTGGGAAAAATGCGCGCGACCGTGAATGACCTGTCCATGCGTACGACGTTTATTGTTGGTTATCCCGGTGAAACGGATGAGGAATTCCAGGCTCTGTATGATTTTGTGAAGGAGATCCGCTTTGACCGCGTGGGAGCCTTCCAGTTTTCCTTCGAGCCCGGGACAACCTCCGCGCCTTTGGGCGACCCGATACCCGCTTCCGTTAAACAGGAACGGTACGAACGCCTGATGGAACTCCAGCAGAGCATTTCGCTTCAGGTGAATCAATCGTATGTGGGTAAAACGTTGGATGTATTGGTGGAGGGTTTCGACAACGGCATATCCATTGGTCGTTCCTACCGCGATGCCCCTGAAATTGACGGCATGGTCGTCATTGAAGGAAACGCTACAGTTGGGGAGATCGCCCCTGTGAGGATCACCGGGGCCATGGCCTATGACCTGACGGGCGTCCTGGCGGAACAACCAACACTGATAAAAATATAAATACAAGAAGCCCCGGCCATAAAGGCCGGGGCTTCTTGTATTATGATAGATTACGATACCCTTGCCAGAGCAGTCGCTCCGAGGATTAACGCAGAGAGCAGTAGATTGACCCGCAGGATGAGCAGCTCCTTTTGCTGCAATCTGGCCAGTTCATTCTCATCCGCCTTCTCTTTTTTAAGCAAAGTACGCTGTATGGCGGGCAGCACCTCCCAGGTTTGGATCGCGCTGACCACAACCATGACGACGGCCAGCCCATGCTTGACGAGGATTGCCAAAGACCATTGTGTGCTGAGCGAGAGAAAGCCGTCATAATGCGGACTGGTGCTGAGCTGGAAGAGCCCCGTCACCAGCAGGATGCCCATGCAGAACCAGGCGAGCGGCTCCAGCCGCTTTTGCAGGGCGGAGATAAAGCCCAATTGGTCAGCCAGCTTCAAGGTCCGTTGCGAAGCGGGCAGGACGAGGATGTTGATCGCGGCGAGACTTCCGATCCACGTAACGGTTGCCAGCATGTGCAGCCAGAAGATGACGGCCAGGATCCATGTTGAAGGTGCGGCCATGCTAGGGTGTCGGCGTTTCTGTTGGAGGCTCGGTGGGCACTTCCGACGTGGGTGTTTCCGTGGGGATGATGATCTCCGGTGTTACGGTGGCCGGATAGCAAATCAGCTGGGCTTCATTTGCATTGCTGGCCGAGGCTGCCTCCAGAGCACCGATTGCGGTGGCGTTTTGATACTGTTCATACGCGCCGCAGTAATCCCCCTTTAGGTAGAGTTCATCGCCAAGGCGCATGTATGCAGTGTATAAGCGCTGCGAGGCGGTCATGGTTCCGTCCCACAGGGAAGGCCAGCCTGCGCCGACTTGTGAGAAGTAAAACACTGCCTGCTGCCAATCCAGATCCCAGAAACTTGCGCCGGTGATATAGATGCGTGCGCCTTCCCGTAATCCATTGGAAGTGTTATCCAACGGACCAAACCGCTCGGCAAGCGTCAGGTGGTAAATACCGCCTTCGAGGTTGCCTTGCTTGGTGATCAGGTCATATCCCTGATTGCGCAGGGCGAAATAATACATGCCATCCACCTGCGCGGTTTTGAAACCGGGGTCGAGTTTGCGGATGGTATCCAGCGCCTGCAACGCGCCAGCCCAGTCCTGTGCACGGACGAGCTGCTGGGCACGTTGAAATGCTTCATCCGCCCCGCTGAAATCGGGGGTGGGGGTGAGTGTGGGAGTCGGCATCGGGGTGGGCACAGAACTCAGAATTAACACCTCGGTCAATTTTTCCGCTGCGCCGGGGAAGCCGGGATCTTTCGAAATGATGAATTCGAGGCGCTGCCTTGCGGCTTCATAGCGCCCGAATTCAATATCCACCAGCGCGAACGAAAATTGTTCGGAGACTTGTTTTGTAATAATGCTTTTTTCCGCGGCGGTGCGGGCGCCAATACCGGACGAATATCCGCCAAATGCGCCCAGCCCGATCAGCAGAAGAAATCCTAAAATGCCGGTTAATATGGAACGCCAGGGCGCCGTTTTCCTGACCGGCTTGATCGGTTGGGTGTCGTCTTCCTTGAAGGGTTGATTCGGTTGTGTAGATTCAGTGTGTTCAGACATGAGAATGATTATACTTCCCTTTGAATACCCGGAAAAATTTCTTATTTTTGTTTTAGCAAACAGACCTTTGGGATCTCGCTGTATAGTAGACATCATCGGAAAGAAGATGATCTTCCACGAAGGACACGAAGTTCACGAAGAAAGAAAAGAAATTCGTGATTCTTCGTGAACTTCGTGGATAAAAAGTTAATTCCGATAAAGGTTATTACATATTGAAAAGTTGCTTTGCCTCCGGCCAGACAATCACCAGCGAGATCAAACCGCCGATGACCATGCCGATCAAAGCAGTGACAATGGCACCACCGGGCAGGTACAGCGCGATCGCATAGGTGACCACGCCACCGACGACCGCCGCAAACAGACCCTTGATGATGGCGCTGTTCGTCTTGAGCGGCTCATGTGTGCGGCGGGAGAGCCAGACGAGCAGGATGACCGCTTCGATCAGCAGGGCGATCTCCGCGAAGGCGATGATCGGTGCGCCGATCTCCTCAAAGAAGATGACGCCCGCGATGCCAATCCCCAGAAACAGGGCGAGACGAATAAGAACTGCATAGAGCGGGATCATCGGTTCCTTGCGGGCGTAAAACGCGCGGACTGCGACCTCATGAATCACATAGCCTGTCAGGGTTGCCAGGTAGGCGCGCGTGGTCCACGTAATGAGGGTTGAGGTGGCTTCGTCGAAGCCAAAAACGGCGCGCACGAGCGGATTGATCCCCGCTGCCATGACTGCTGCAATAGGGAGCGTCAGGGAAATTAACACTCGTAGAGCCCGCTCCACAGTAGCGCCGAATTCCTTCCAGTCATGCTTTGCGGCGAGTTCCGAGAGAGTCGGCAACAGCGCGGTGGCGATGGCGGTTCCCAGAATGGTTTCGGGAACCTGCATGATCATCCAGCCGTAGGTCAGGGACGTGACTGCGCCGACCTGGTCCAGGCGCGAGGCGAGATTGTCGCGCGCGATGAAGATGAGTTGAATGCCTGCCATCGTGAACAGGCGCGGAGCCATCAACTTGACCGCCTCGATCAAACCCGTGTGGCGGAGGTCCAGCGAGGGCGTCCAACGGAAACCGAACTTGAACAGCATCGGAGCCTGCACAAGCAGATGTAGCGCTGCGCCGATGATAACGCCATACACCAATCCATAAATCCCATACCTCGGCACCAAAACCAGCGCGCCAAAAATATGACCGACATTGTACAGGCTTGGCGCGATGGCAGGCATGACGAAATGCTGGTTTGCCTGAAGCGAAGCCATCACCAGCCCGCTGATGGAAAAAATCATCGTGGCGATCAGGTTCAGCCGCATTAACTCCGCCAGCAAAACGCGCTGGTCCGCGTCGAAGCCCGGCGCAATGCCGATCTCTGCGTCCACGATCTGCTGCGCGAAGATGGCGACCAGCAGCGCAAAGATGCCCGTCACCACAAACCCAAAGTTTGCCACGCGCGAGAACAAATCCCATGC of Anaerolineales bacterium contains these proteins:
- a CDS encoding CopD family protein — protein: MAAPSTWILAVIFWLHMLATVTWIGSLAAINILVLPASQRTLKLADQLGFISALQKRLEPLAWFCMGILLVTGLFQLSTSPHYDGFLSLSTQWSLAILVKHGLAVVMVVVSAIQTWEVLPAIQRTLLKKEKADENELARLQQKELLILRVNLLLSALILGATALARVS
- the murJ gene encoding murein biosynthesis integral membrane protein MurJ produces the protein MNKLSRLARNSLIVAFFFFINKVLAFVETMIVSRIYRDRVHLLDTFNAANNLPDLLFALISGGALAMAFIPLLTEYLTTKDRAAAWDLFSRVANFGFVVTGIFALLVAIFAQQIVDAEIGIAPGFDADQRVLLAELMRLNLIATMIFSISGLVMASLQANQHFVMPAIAPSLYNVGHIFGALVLVPRYGIYGLVYGVIIGAALHLLVQAPMLFKFGFRWTPSLDLRHTGLIEAVKLMAPRLFTMAGIQLIFIARDNLASRLDQVGAVTSLTYGWMIMQVPETILGTAIATALLPTLSELAAKHDWKEFGATVERALRVLISLTLPIAAVMAAGINPLVRAVFGFDEATSTLITWTTRAYLATLTGYVIHEVAVRAFYARKEPMIPLYAVLIRLALFLGIGIAGVIFFEEIGAPIIAFAEIALLIEAVILLVWLSRRTHEPLKTNSAIIKGLFAAVVGGVVTYAIALYLPGGAIVTALIGMVIGGLISLVIVWPEAKQLFNM
- the rimO gene encoding 30S ribosomal protein S12 methylthiotransferase RimO, coding for MSKNTFHLVSLGCAKNTVDSDSMAQLLLRDGYRSMDDPSQAAVLIVNTCGFIGPAKAESYRVLDELAKSKRSGQVLIAAGCLTQRYGVEVAQKVHGIDGILGTRRWMDIVQVVKEVRKGTHPEPIYHLPETATVGTDEYDALRVSVAGASAYIKVADGCRRPCAFCAIPLIKGTAVSRPVEAIIHEARTLRDAGVRELVLIAQDTTDYGHDLGMKDGLALLLEQLTDAVPDVDWIRIMYAYPGYITDKLIEVMATREQVLPYLDMPLQHAHPKTLYRMKRPSNMDWVYKTLGKMRATVNDLSMRTTFIVGYPGETDEEFQALYDFVKEIRFDRVGAFQFSFEPGTTSAPLGDPIPASVKQERYERLMELQQSISLQVNQSYVGKTLDVLVEGFDNGISIGRSYRDAPEIDGMVVIEGNATVGEIAPVRITGAMAYDLTGVLAEQPTLIKI
- the rplI gene encoding 50S ribosomal protein L9, coding for MKVLLVKDVYKLGRAGDIKKVADGYGRNFLIPQGFAVLATVGAMKQVERIKAQAEVRRSAQNNELKGIADQIQEVTLIFPAKAGDTGKLYGSITTQDIATALTEQVRFEVKRQQVDIQPIRSLGEFTAHIRLTMDLVPEIKIIVHREGESVESAMEQAVEEKAEKPHKGSSKPKEEPVIEEPATEEAVATAE
- a CDS encoding DUF4115 domain-containing protein, with protein sequence MPESIGQRLKQARATRYLTLEKASEATRIRTVFLQALEADDFSVMPSAAQGRGFLRNYADYLGLDIDEIIAEIQRNAPVPSEVSGPLSEVNLVEMEIPPLTDSRDEKPAHPFLAWLGRRPKAEPSTETASPEPVHEEGLPPQAEVIEIKGEDEALPVEQEQAEVKKEAKPGLISKVKSLFQFSIRKTESETTPEIEEENEPEAAPQIIKETPSLPANVIFAEIGAKLRVRREMLSLTVEEVERHTRMRAVFVKALEAGSFDTLPSPVQTRGMLANYSTFLDLDTETLLLRFADALQARRHEKYGETPRDKIQTEVITSMPFLRTFIAGDLIFGMMMIVILAVLAIWGVGRVLFLQDERNNAVQATAPSILDVIGDGPATPTLELTIVTVGATPLGGEILSTQDAPAPGANANVVVSIFAVERTFVRISVDGQVAFEGRMSPRETKVFEADDQVVVLTGNAAALRITYNGRDLGLMGGVGEVVNRVYLVSGVATPTATIPPTETNTPLVTPSLTPTVTPTVTPPDGG